The following proteins are co-located in the Vigna unguiculata cultivar IT97K-499-35 chromosome 9, ASM411807v1, whole genome shotgun sequence genome:
- the LOC114163569 gene encoding uncharacterized protein LOC114163569 produces the protein MEQFGKLSLNNSNLNPEVAMHHLITTLRLCSFADNLCKKPMADLDELRTRATNFMQMEELKEFCNTTCVETHDRKHSEKEKVVTSRSGPRFREQRQPKYRRYTPLISNRVRILEEALNADLISTPRKVPTPHLSNTTKHCRYHWNFGYTTEECFTLKNKIEELIQVGHLKMFVKCEDGGYSSWKEDREGGNERKRYRASAYGGRHKYNLRRKVDHKRDEQRDIQEKPLRGVINYIVGGFVGGGSTAFARKKYVRAVQSVNATFVYQRRRMPPITFRDNDFQAVDPEHDDLMVISVEIEDFAVRKTLVDHGSSEDILYWSTLKKLGISETDIQHYSEPIVSFLGERMDMRGYIDLFTKFGGGKVMRTVKI, from the coding sequence ATGGAGCAATTCGGGAAATTGTCCTTAAACAATAGTAATTTGAATCCAGAGGTGGCCATGCATCATCTTATTACGACTCTTAGACTATGCTCGTTTGCCGACAACTTGTGCAAAAAACCTATGGCTGATTTGGACGAGCTCCGAACGAGGGCCACAAATTTTATGCAAATGGAAGAGTTGAAGGAATTTTGCAACACCACTTGTGTGGAGACCCACGACAGGAAACATTCTGAGAAAGAAAAGGTAGTAACCTCACGGTCGGGCCCCAGGTTCAGAGAACAAAGACAACCAAAGTACAGAAGGTATACCCCGTTGATATCCAACAGGGTAAGGATTCTGGAGGAAGCCCTCAATGCTGACCTTATATCCACTCCTAGAAAGGTCCCAACTCCCCATCTTTCGAATACCACGAAGCATTGTCGTTACCACTGGAATTTTGGCTATACCACGGAGGAGTGCTTCACGCTAAAGAATAAGATTGAGGAGCTGATACAAGTTGGACACCTAAAGATGTTTGTCAAATGTGAAGATGGGGGATATTCATCCTGGAAGGAGGACCGAGAGGGAGGAAATGAGAGGAAGAGGTACAGAGCATCAGCGTACGGAGGAAGGCACAAGTATAACCTAAGAAGGAAGGTCGATCATAAAAGAGATGAGCAACGAGATATACAGGAAAAGCCATTGAGGGGAGTAATCAATTATATTGTAGGGGGCTTCGTTGGCGGAGGCTCAACTGCGTTTGCCAGGAAGAAATACGTACGAGCAGTTCAGAGTGTCAATGCCACTTTTGTATATCAGCGTAGGCGCATGCCGCCTATCACCTTTCGGGACAACGATTTTCAAGCCGTTGACCCTGAACATGACGATCTGATGGTGATATCGGTGGAAATTGAAGATTTCGCAGTAAGGAAGACCCTCGTGGATCATGGGAGCTCGGAGGATATCCTATATTGGAGTACTCTCAAAAAGTTAGGAATCTCCGAAACAGATATTCAACATTATTCGGAACCCATAGTAAGCTTTTTAGGAGAGCGGATGGACATGAGAGGCTACATTGATCTTTTCACCAAGTTCGGAGGAGGAAAAGTTATGAGGACAGTAAAGATTTGA